GGTATTGGCTGAGTAGATAATATGCGTTCGTACTTGAGACGCGCCTTATGGAGCGACGCGAGGCAGTAGAAATACGTGTCTGCGTCGTCCCTCACTGTGACGAGACGCTCGAAGAACGTCGTGCAATCAAGCCCGGCAATCTTCAAGTTTTCCAGGGACTGATTCGAAAAGAACTCAGGCAGCTGCTTTGGCAGTTCTGGAAAGTGCTTTTGCAGATCAAGATCAGCCACAATCCTGGCAATCAAATAAACACAAATATCATCCGTCAATTCCACAGCTTGTCCGCTACTACCTAGCGATCGGACTTTCTCCAGAATTGCCATTTGCAGCTTTGTCAGTCCCATAAACTCGCCTGATAGCGTCCACCGGTACTCACCCGAAACCGCTTCGTCACTTTTTTGGTGACGGCAGCAAGGGCGGGGCTCATTCCCTCGGACAGCGTAGGAACGAAGCTCAACAATGCTCCACGGGCTTTCGACTTCTGACTCAGCAGCAGATCCTGTTGAAGAACATGGGCAATGCACTGGGCCAAAAGCGGTGGAACAGCGTTGCCGATCAGTTGGATTCGATCCGCTACACGTCCACGGAACTCGAAGTTTACTGGAAACGACTGCAGTATTGCACATTCTCGAATGGACAACGGCCTATCACTTGATGGGTGTATAAACTCGCGGAGAGCCCCGCTGGTGATGGCCTTGGAAGGTTCGTCGCACTTCAATCGCCGAATACCCGCGGGGGCACCGCCACGCCGTTCCGTCGGTGTACCATCCATCACCCTCCGAAAAGCACGTCGTCGATAACTCTTGTGCCATAGCTCTTCTGGCAGATCCTTCATCCGTTCTCCCGGACGAAGAAGCTTTGCCCGTGCCAAATCATCAGCCTTCAGGGGCACGTAATAATGATCTGAAAGCGGAGCCGCCTCTGGGTCTCGAGAAGGCTCCGGCAAATCGCCCAGTGCGTGCAGTAGCGTAACAGCTGGCGCAGACGCTCGCCCATTTGCCAAATGGGCGCCGGGCGCTCCGAGAGCGGAATGCGTCGATCTGGGAAAGCTCGGCTCCCACCCAAGACCGCCTATTGCGATAACTCGCTTGCGATGCTGCGGTACCCCGAAATTCGCGGCATTGACCTTTCGAACATGCACGAAATAACCAGCCTGAATTACTGGTTCTAGCAGTTCCAACACAAAACTGCCGTGGCTTCCGGTTAGAAACCCTTCAACATTCTCGAAGACGAACGCGCGCGGCTTGTGTCGAGCAACTAAGCTTGCGAAGACAGACACAAGCGTGTTTCGGGCGTCATC
The nucleotide sequence above comes from Pirellulales bacterium. Encoded proteins:
- a CDS encoding DNA cytosine methyltransferase yields the protein MAGCKKPVSSEVVEQDSNTAFTVVDLFCGAGGVSLGFQRAGFRVVTAYDAWLPAVETYQSNFTHDCQQIEITRALELPPVDVIVGGPPCQGFSSAGTRRTDDARNTLVSVFASLVARHKPRAFVFENVEGFLTGSHGSFVLELLEPVIQAGYFVHVRKVNAANFGVPQHRKRVIAIGGLGWEPSFPRSTHSALGAPGAHLANGRASAPAVTLLHALGDLPEPSRDPEAAPLSDHYYVPLKADDLARAKLLRPGERMKDLPEELWHKSYRRRAFRRVMDGTPTERRGGAPAGIRRLKCDEPSKAITSGALREFIHPSSDRPLSIRECAILQSFPVNFEFRGRVADRIQLIGNAVPPLLAQCIAHVLQQDLLLSQKSKARGALLSFVPTLSEGMSPALAAVTKKVTKRFRVSTGGRYQASLWD